TCAACGCGGCCGCCGGCAATCCGCTTCCGGGGCGGCGGACGTCCGGATAGATCCGGGCTGCCGCTCCGACTGCAGAATGCTCTAGCGGGCGATCCGCGGCCGGCCGCTGGCGCTCGCGGTGACGATGGCCTCGACGAAGGCGCGCTCGCCGTCGATGTCGGCCGCGCGGATGTCGCGCGCAACGGCGACCTCCACCGTGTCGGCTCCGGCCTCGGCCGCGCGCGTCGCCGCCGCCGCGCGCGCCAGCCGCTCCGCCTCGTCGAGCGCCGCCTCCTCGCTGGCGAAATCGGCGATGCCGTCGGCCGAGGCGAGGCGGTAGAGGCCCGGCTGCGGCTGGGACACCTGCACTTCAGCCGTCACCCGCACCTGCCCGACCACCGCGCCGAGCGCGTTGGCGACGTCGGTGTCCTGCGGCACCACGCACGCGTTGCCGACGAGGCCGGACAGTGCCGCGTAGTGCAGCGGCGCCGACGCGCCGAGGCCGATCACCGGCCGGTCGAGGCCGATGGAAAGCCGTGCGATGCCGCCCGCGCCGTCGAGCGCGCGCTGGACCAGCCGGTGGGCGACGGTCGGCGCGCCCTCCATCCCGTCCTCGACCAGCGCCGTTTCCAGGATCGCCTCGGCCGAGCGCCGGGTGACGGCGTCGAGGACGCGGGCGCTGATCTCCTCGGCGTCGGGCGCGATCGGGTTGCCGGCCCCATCGCGCCGGCGGCCGAACAGCGTGGCGCCGAGCCGTGCGGCCTCCGCGTTCCAGTTGGTCTGGCGTCCCAGCGCATGGGCGGCGTCCGAGGGCGTGAAGCCGCTGATATGGACGAGGCCGCGCGCCACCAGCCGGTCGAGCGTCACCCCTTGCACGGTCGAGGCGAGCAGTCGGTCAAGCGGCTGCGGCGCGCCGTCGATGGCGGCGTAGAGCCTTTCCTCTGCCGCCGACAGGCCGGCCGCCAGCCGCTCGGGAACGCCGGTGCGCAGGGCGAAGCGGCCGTCGAGCCGGCCGGGGCTGCGTGCCGTCGCCTGCCGTTCGAGCGCCTCGATCACGGTCGCGCCATGGATATGTGCCGCGAGCGACAGCGGCACCAGCCGGCGCGGGCCGAGGACGAGGCGCGGCGCAAGGCCCCCGTCCTCCAGCCGGATCTCGGAATCGCCGCCGAGGCCGAAGGTGCGCATGGCGACCGCCTCGACCATGGTGCGATATGTGCCGACCGTCGCGCCTTCCGGGTCGAGGCGCGGCCGCCCTCCTTCCAGCACGGCGACGTCGGTGGTCGTGCCGCCGATGTCGGAGACGACGGCGCTTTCCAGCCCGGTCAGGTGGCGCGCGCCGACGAGGCTCGCCGCCGGGCCGGACAGGATGGTCTCGATCGGCCGCAGGCGCGCGAAGGCGGCCGAGACCAGCGCGCCGTCGCCGCGCACCACCATCAGCGGGGCGGCGATGCCGCGCCCGGCGAGGAAGCCTTCTGTCGCCGCCACCAGCCGGTCGATCATCGCGATCAGCCGGGCGTTGAGCAGCGTGGTCAGCGCCCGGCGCGGCCCGCCGAGCTTTGCGGACAATTCGTGGCTCATCGTCACCGGCAGGCCGGTCCGATGGCGGATCAGTTCCGCCGCCGCCAGTTCGTGCCCGGGGTTGCGCACCGCGAAATAGGCGCAGACGGCGAAGCCGGACACCGTTGGCCCAAGGCCGGGCAGGGCGTCCTCCAGCGCGGCAAGGTCGAGCCGCGCCGGATTGCCGTGAACGTCGTGGCCGCCGGGCAGGAAGATCACGGGGTCGGTGCCGAGCGCCGCGCGCAGGCGGTCGCGCTCGAGGTCGGCGTCGGAAAAGCCGATCATGACGAGGCAGACGCGCCCGCCCTGTCCCTCGACCAGCGCGTTGGTGGCGAGCGTCGTCGACATCGACACCAGTGCAATGGAGGACGGCGCGGCCGCCGCCTTCTCCAGCACCGCGCCCGCCGCGCCGGCGATGCCGACCGCGAGGTCGTGGCGCGTGGTCAGCGCCTTGGCCTTGGCGACGATCTCGCCACTAGGCCCGCGATCCGGCGCCCACAGCACCGCGTCGGTGTAGGTGCCGCCGGTGTCGATGCCGAGGAAAAGGCCGGGATTTTCTGGTTCACGCCGCGTCATGACAGCGGCTTTAGCCCATCGGGCGGGCATAAGCATCTGTCATTTGTCATGGAAAGGCGCTAGAGGAACGGCCAGAGGACAAAGATGGAACTGAACGACACGATCGCCCGCGACGAGCCCGCCGCCGCGCCCGCTTCTTCCGCCCAGCCGAAGAAGGTCTTCGTCAAGACCTATGGCTGCCAGATGAACGTCTACGATTCGCAGCGCATGGCCGATGCGCTGGCGGCGGATGGCTATACACCGACCGACGCGATCGAGGACGCCGACCTTGTCCTGCTCAACACCTGCCACATCCGCGAGAAGGCGGCCGAGAAGGTCTATTCCGAGCTCGGCCGCATCCGCAAGCTGAAGGCCGAGCGCGGCGAGCGCGGCCGCGAGACCATCGTCGGCGTCGCCGGCTGCGTGGCGCAGGCGGAAGGCGACGAGATCATCCGCCGCGCGCCCGTGGTCGATCTGGTGATCGGGCCGCAGACCTATCACCGCCTGCCGCAAGCGGTGAGGAAGGCGCGTGCCGGCGAGAAGGTGGTCGAGACCGACTACGCCATCGAGGACAAGTTCGAGCGCCTGCCGGCGCTGCGCAGGGCCGAGGTGCGCAGTCGCGGCGTCACCGCGTTCCTGACCGTGCAGGAAGGCTGCGACAAGTTCTGCACCTTCTGCGTCGTGCCCTATACGCGCGGCTCGGAGACCTCGCGCCCGGTGGCGCAGATTCTCGCCGAGGCGCAGCGGCTGGCCGAGGCCGGCGTGCGCGAGGTGACGCTGCTCGGCCAGAACGTCAACGCCTGGCATGGCGAGGGCCCGGACGGCTCCGAATGGGGCCTCGGGCGGCTGCTTTTCCGGCTGGCCGAGGTGCCCGGCATCGCCCGCCTGCGCTACACGACCAGCCACCCGCGCGACATGGACGACGCGCTGATCGCCGCCCATCGCGATCTTCCCGCGCTGATGCCCTATCTCCATCTGCCCGTGCAGGCTGGGTCCGACCGCATCCTGAAAGCCATGAACCGCCGCCATACGGCCGACGATTACCTCAGGCTGATCGGGCGCATCCGCGCGGCCAACCCCGACATCGCCATGTCGGGCGACTTCATCGTCGGCTTCCCCGGCGAGACCGACGCGGATTTCGACGCGACCATGCGCCTCGTGCGCGAGGTCGGGTACGCGCAGGCCTTCTCGTTCAAATATTCGCCGCGCCCGGGAACGCCTGGGGCCGAAATGCCGTTGCATGTCGCGGAGCATGTGAAGGACGAGAGGTTGCAGGCGTTGCAGGCATTGCTCGGCGAGCAGCAGGCCGCGTTCCTGAAAAGCCGCGTCGGCCTGGCCATGGACGTGCTGATCGAGAAGCCCGGCCGCCAGCCCGGCCAGATCGTCGGCCGCTCGCCTTGGCTCCAGCCGGTAATCGTTGATGAAAAGGCCGGGGAAATCGGCGACATTGTCAGGGTGCGAATCACGAAGACCGGCCATGCCAGCCTCTTTTCCGAGCCGGTTTGAGGGAGGGCGACCGTCCTGAGAAGGAGAGACGCTTGAGCGCCGAAACGGACCTGAAGGCCGCCCCTTCCGGGGCATCGGACATGGCGCACATCGTCCTGACCTTCGACAACAACAAGCACGCAAGCGCGCTGTACGGCCAGTTCGACGAGAATCTGGCGCGCATCGAGAAGAAGCTCGGCGTCGACATCCGCCCCAAGGGCAACCAGCTGTCGATCAAGGGCGACCCGACGGCAGCCGAGCAGGCACGCCGCGCGCTCGACCATCTCTACGACCTGCTCCAGAAGGGTCACGATCTGTCGCAGTCCGAGGTCGACGGGGCGATCCGCATGGCGGTGGCGGCCGACGACCAGCTGACCCTGCCGACGCTGGAGCGCAAGGGCAAGGTCGCGGCGGCGCAGATCTCGACGCGCAAGCGCACCATCTACGCCCGCTCCGCCAATCAGGACGCCTACATGCGCGCGCTGGAGCGGGCCGAGCTCGTCTTCGGCACCGGCCCGGCCGGCACCGGCAAGACCTATCTCGCCGTCGCCCACGCGGCGATGCTGCTCGAACGCGGCATGGTCGAGCGCATCGTCCTGTCGCGCCCGGCGGTCGAGGCCGGCGAGCGGCTCGGCTTCCTGCCCGGCGACATGAAGGAGAAGGTCGACCCGTATCTTCGCCCGCTCTACGACGCGCTCTACGACATGATCCCGGCCGACAAGGTCGAACGCGCCATCGCGGCCGAGGTGATCGAGATCGCGCCGCTCGCCTTCATGCGCGGGCGCACGCTGCGCAACGCCGCCATCATCCTCGACGAGGCGCAGAACACCACGCCGATGCAGATGAAGATGTTCCTGACCCGCCTCGGCGAGGGCGGGCGCATGATCGTCACCGGCGACCCCTCGCAGATCGACCTGCCGCCCGGCACCCGCTCCGGCCTCGTCGAGGCGTTGCAGGTGCTCGACGGCGTGCCGGGCATCGTCACCGTGCGCTTCGGCGACGCCGACGTGGTACGCCACCCGCTGGTGGCCGAGATCGTCAAGGCCTACGACCGCCATTCGGTCAGCGTCCCGCCGCGCCGCCGGGACGACGCCTCCTGATGCAGATCGACGTCGCGGTCGAGGCCGGCGCGTGGCCCGGCGAGGAGGCGCTGCTCGCCCTCGCCCGGCGGGCGGTCGACGCGGTCTTCGCCGAGACCGGGCAGGCCGCGCCGGAAGAGGCCGAATTGTCGCTGCTCTTCACCGACGACGCGCATATAAGGGTGCTCAACCGCGACTGGCGGGCTAAGGACAAGCCGACCAACGTCCTCTCCTTCCCGGCCTTCGAGGTCGCGCCGGGCGATCCCGTGCCGCCGATGCTGGGCGACGTCGCGCTCGCCTTCGAGACGGTCCGGTCCGAGGCGGAACTGGAAGACAAGCCCTTCGATCACCATCTTATGCATCTCATCGTGCACGGGGTGCTGCATCTCCTCGGCCACGACCATGAGGAGGACGGGGAGGCGGAGGCCATGGAGGCCCTGGAGCGCGCCATATTGGCGAGGCTTGCCATTCCCGATCCTTACGGGTAACAGAAAAACGGTCCAACGACCTGGAAACGATGAACGAGAACGCACAGACAGCCGCGCTTGCCGAGCAGGGCGGCGAACAGGGCGCCAGTCAGCCAGCTGGCCAATCGGGCGAACCCCAAAGTACGACCGCCGGACGATCCGGCGCCCGTCCGACATTTTTCGAGCGGCTCAAGGCGCGGCTGAAGCCGCGCAACGGCTCGTCCCTGCGCGAGGATCTGGCCGACGCCCTGTCGGACCAGACGGCGGACACGCCGGAATTCTCGGCCGGCGAGCGCGCCATGCTCAACAACATCCTGCGCCTGCGCGAGCTGCGCGTCGAGGACGTGATGGTGCCGCGCGCCGACATCGAGGCCGTCGACCTATCGACCCCGCTCGGCGATCTCCTGACGCTGTTCGAGGAGAGCGGCCGCTCGCGCATGCCGGTCTATCACGAGACGCTCGACGATCCGCGCGGCATGGTCCACATCCGCGACATCGTCGGCTACATCACCCGCGCCGCCAAGCAGAAGCGCGGCCGCGGCGCGAAGAAGCCGGCGCCGGGCGCCGGCCCGCTCGACCTCGCCAACGTCGATCTCGGCAGGGAGGTCGGCGACCTCGGCGTGGTGCGGCCGATCCTGTTCGTGCCGCCGTCGATGCTGGCCTCCGACCTGATGGCGCGCATGCAGGCCGAGCGCCTGCAGATCGCGCTGGTGATCGACGAATATGGCGGCACCGACGGCCTCGTCTCGCTCGAGGACATCGTCGAGATGGTCGTCGGCGACATCGAGGACGAGCACGACGACGACGAGGCGCTCATAACCCGCACGGGCGAGGGCGTGTTCGTGGTCGACGCCAAGGCCGAGATCGATGACGTCGCCGAGGCCATCGGCGAGGGGTTCGCCGCCGGCGAGCATGCCGAGGACGTCGACACGATCGGCGGCATGATCTTCAACACGCTCGGCCGCGTGCCGGTGCGCGGCGAGGTGGTGCGCGCCATTCCCGGCTTCGAGTTCCATGTGCTCGACGCCGATCCGCGCCGGGTCAAGCGCGTGCGCATCGTCGAGGACAAGGGCCCCGAGCGCCGCCGCCGCCCGGTGCGTGAAGGGCAGGCCGAGGCCGTCGAGCGGTCCGCCGGCGACGAGGCGGCCTGATCGTCCGTCTCTCATCCCGCCCGCGAGGGTTTGTCCTAGCGCAAACCGCGGCGCTTGATTTCGTGCTGATATGCTGGATGAATGATGGTGCGCTAGCCGGGAGAGACCGCAAATGTACAAGCATATCCTGATTGCCACGGACGGCTCGGAGCTCGCCGCCAAGGGCGTCAAGCACGGCATGGCTCTTGCCGGTCCTCTCGGTGCCAAGGTGACGGTGCTGACCGTGACCGAGCCTCTTCAGGCCCGCGCCGCCCAGGCGGCCGTCGCCGCCGGCGTGCGCGACCCCGCCGCCCGCTACGACCAGGCCATCGACGAGACGATGAAGGAACGCTTCGCCGCCATCGAAAGCGAGGCGGCGGCCCACGGCGTCAAGGTCGAGCTGGTCCACGAGATCGACGAATACCCGGCCGAGGCCATCGTGCGCTCGGCCAAGCTGCTCGGCTGCGACCTCATCGTCATGTCCTCGCACGGCCGGCGCGGCGCACGGCGGCTCATCCTCGGCAGCCAGACCTCGGAAGTGGTGACGCACACGACCATCCCGGTCCTCGTCATCCGCTGAACAGACAAAGGGGCCGGCATGCCGGCCCCTTTGCTTTCTCCGCCGTGGTGGCGGATCAGTCCTTGTAGGTCTCGCCCGGATAGGCGCCCCAGATCTGCGTCTGGCTCAGCCAGCCCTTGTGGCCGGAGAACTCCATCTCGCACCACTGGCCGTTGCAGCTCCTGATCGTGCCGACGGCGCCCGGCTCCAGCCGCGCGACGATGCGCGAGGTGGTGTCCGGCCCGTCGCGCAGCAGGAGCTCGCTGTCCTTGTGGCGCTGCCATGGCGCGGCGATCGCGGTGCGCCGGCCCGACAGCAGCGACTGGTTGATCCAGCCTTCCGCGCCCTCGGCGTCGCGCACGCGCCGCCAGTTGTCGTATTCCTGGATGATCTCCATCGGCACGCCGGCCTTCATGTAAAGCCATTCGACGGGATAGTTGAGCCCGGGCCCGATGCGCAGGTTGACCTTGCTCGACTTCAGGCTGACGAAGCGCGGCAGCGGCAGGCCGCTCGGGCCGACCGCGGCCGACTGTGCGAGCGAAGGAGAAGCCGTCGGCGCGAGCATGGCCAGCGCGACCCCGAACACGGCGGCAATGGCTGTGCGAGATGACATCTTTCCCAATTCCGTGCGGTCCGTTCATCTGTCGTCCGGGGGCGTTTCCCACGGACCTTTTCCTTTGTCATCGGCAGGGCGGCTTGATACAGAAGGATCGAAGCCCGACCCGGCCGACGCGGTTTCCAAGTGTCGCCGTTCTTGGTTAAAGAGGTCTCAACAGGACCCGGATTCGAGGAAACAATGGCCGGCAGGAAGAAGCCGCTCGTCGTCATCACCCGCAAGCTGCCGGATGCGATCGAGACCCGCATGCGGGAGCTTTTCGATGCGCGGCTCAATGTCGAGGACCGGCCGCTGACCCAGCCCGAGCTGGTGGCGGCGATGCGCGAGGCCGACGTCCTCGTCCCCACCGTCACCGACCGCATCGACGAGGCGGTGATCGCTCAGGCCGGGCCGAACCTCAAGCTGATCGCCAATTTCGGCAACGGCGTCGACAAGATCGACATCGCCGCCGCCACGGCTAGGGGCATCGTCGTCACCAACACGCCGAACGTGCTGACCGAGGACACGGCCGACATGACCATGGCGCTGATGCTCGCCGTGCCGCGCCGGCTGACGGAAGGCGCGGCGCTTCTCAGCGGCGGCGAGAAATGGGCCGGCTGGTCGCCGACATGGATGCTCGGCCGCCGCATCTGGGGCAAGCGCCTCGGCATCGTCGGCATGGGCCGCATCGGCACGGCGGTGGCCCGCCGGGCCAAGGCGTTCGGCCTGTCGATCCACTATCACAACCGCCGCCGCGTCGCGCCCGCCACCGAGGACGAGCTGGAGGCGACCTGGTGGGAGAGCCTCGACCAGATGCTCGCCCGCATGGACATCATCTCGGTCAACTGCCCGTCGACGCCGGCCACCTTCCACCTTCTGTCGGCGCGCCGGCTGGCGCTGCTCCAGCCCACCGCCTATCTCGTCAACACCGCCCGGGGCGACATCATCGACGAGGACGCGCTGGTGAAGATGCTGGAGGGCGGCAAGCTCGCCGGGGCCGGCCTCGACGTGTTCGAGCACGAGCCGGCGGTGAGCCCGAAGCTGCTCAAGCTGGCGGCGAAGGGCAAGGTCGTCATCCTGCCGCATATGGGATCGGCCACCATCGAGGGCCGCATCGACATGGGCGAGAAGGTCATCATCAACATCCGCACCTTCTTCGACGGGCACCGTCCCCCCGACCGGGTCCTTCCGCTGCGCGCCTGAGAAAATCCCGTCCGTTTGATCGCGATCAGGGACCGGACACCCGCGCTTGTGCAAGGATCGCGGCCGGCACACCGATCATGAAGCGAGGCTGAGCATGTACAAGGATATCCTCCTGATCCTTCCGTCCCGGACCGACGAGGCCGGGCGGGAATTCCTCGTCCGCGGCATCGAGGTCGCGCGGCTGATGGAAGCGCATGTCAGCGGCCTCGTCGTCGAGCGCTCGGTACCGCTGCCGGTCTCCATCCGCCGCCCCTACACCACCGGGATGGAGGAGGAGCTGATGCGGCGGCAGCAGGAATCGCACGGCACGGCCAATGCCGAGCTCGCCGCCTTCGAGGCAGAGGCGAAGCGCGCCGGCCTGCCGCACGAGGGCCGCCTGATGACCGTCTCGGAAGGCAACTACGACGCCGTCGTCGAGCGTGCCCGGCTGCGCAGCCTGGTGGTCGCGCCGTTCATCGATGACGACGAGGGACATGCCGATCTGGTGCAGGCCCTGATCTTCGGCGCGGGGCGGCCGGCTCTGGTGCTGCCCGCCGGCGGGGAAAAGGCGTTCCGCCCGCAAAAGGTGGTCGTCGCCTGGGACAACGAGCGCGCCGCCACCCGCGCCGTCGGCGACGCGATGCCGCTCCTGCGCCACGCCAAGGAGGTGCGCATCGTCACCGTCCTTTCCGACAAGCAGGCGACGGCCGGCGCGACCGGGCCCGAGCTCGTCGCCCATCTGGCGCGTTGCGGCGCGCACGCGACGCTGTGCGAGGTCGAGCGCGGCCGGCGCTCCGTCGGCGAGGCGCTGGCCGAGGAGGCGGAAGGCGCCGATCTCCTCGTCATGGGCGCGTTCGGCCATTCGCGCATCCGCGACTTCTTCCTCGGCGGCGCCACCCGCCACATGCTCGCCGGCCTGAACGTGCCGACCCTGCTCTCGCACTGACCCGCCGCGGCCTTCGCGAAAGCTTCGTTGACGTCCGGATTGCGCGCGGCGCGGCCGGGCGCGATTTCCTGTTCTAATCGGCGTCGCCGCCGCCACGGCGGTGGACGCGGCGGAAGTTCAGGTTATAGGATGCATCAAATGCCGGTGAGCGAACAAAGCAGCCCTTGAAACACGATCTCGACCCCATCGACCATGAGAGCCTGAGCAACACGGTCTACGCCACCTTGTGCGACGCCCTGATCCAGGGCCGGTTCCAGCCGGGCGACCGGCTGAAGATCCGCGATCTCGCCGGGCAGCTCGGCACCAGCGTCACGCCGATCCGCGATGCGATCCTCAGGCTGGCGCATGACGAGGCGATCGTTTTCCGCTCGGCGCGCGACATCCGTATCCCCGACGTCAGCGAGGACCGCTATCTCGAGATCCGCTCGATCCGCATCCGGCTGGAGGCGCTGGCCGCCGAGACGGCGGCGCAACTCGCGACACGGGCCGACATCGACGCGCTCGAAACCATCCTGAGGGACAACGAGGAAGCCCTGAAGGACGGCGACCGGCTGGCCGGGACGCGGTTCAACCAGGCGTTCCACCTCGCTTTGCCCAAGATCGCGCGGCTGCCGGTCCTCGACGGCATCCTCCATCGCATTTGGCTGCAGATGGGCCCGCTGATCGCCGATTCCTATCTGCAGGGCGGGCGGGCGATGGTCGACTACCACTACCCGGTGATCGACGCGCTCCGGCGGCACGATTCCGCCGCCGCGGCCAAGGCCATCGTCGACGACATCGTCCTCGGCGGCAAGGCGATCATGGATCGTGTCGAGCAGGCAAGAGCAATTCCAAGAAAAGTGTGAAGCACTTTTCCGTCCGGAATTGCGCTGGGATGAGGAGTTGGACGCGCGATTCCGCCTGAGCGGGGAACCCGTTTCCGGCGCAGTCGCTTATCCAATCCGAGTAAAGGCGACGAGGCATAGGCAGGCGCAGAACCCGCTTGCCAAGCCGTGGCGATGCATTAATGATGCATCATGCATCAATTGAGAGCGCGATCATGTCCAGCGAACGGCCCTACATGCTTCTGACCGGCGCCAGCCGCGGCATCGGCCATGCCACCGTCAAGCTCTTCCAGGAGCACGGCTGGCGCATCCTCACCGTCTCGCGCCAGCCCTTCTCCGAGGAATGCCGGTGGCCCTCGGCGCGAGAGAGCCATATCCAGGCCGACCTTGCCGACCTGTCGCAGATCGACGGCCTCGCCGCCGAGGTGCGCGGCCGCCTGCCGGACGGCAAGCTGCACGCGCTGGTCAACAATGCCGGGATTTCCCCCAAGGGGGAGGGTGGCAGCCGCCTCGGCGTCGCTGCCACCGACGCCGCCGTGTGGACACAGGTGCTGAACGTCAACCTGATCTCGACGGCGCTGATCGCGCGGGCGCTCCT
The window above is part of the Aquamicrobium sp. genome. Proteins encoded here:
- a CDS encoding 2-hydroxyacid dehydrogenase, which codes for MAGRKKPLVVITRKLPDAIETRMRELFDARLNVEDRPLTQPELVAAMREADVLVPTVTDRIDEAVIAQAGPNLKLIANFGNGVDKIDIAAATARGIVVTNTPNVLTEDTADMTMALMLAVPRRLTEGAALLSGGEKWAGWSPTWMLGRRIWGKRLGIVGMGRIGTAVARRAKAFGLSIHYHNRRRVAPATEDELEATWWESLDQMLARMDIISVNCPSTPATFHLLSARRLALLQPTAYLVNTARGDIIDEDALVKMLEGGKLAGAGLDVFEHEPAVSPKLLKLAAKGKVVILPHMGSATIEGRIDMGEKVIINIRTFFDGHRPPDRVLPLRA
- a CDS encoding SDR family NAD(P)-dependent oxidoreductase; its protein translation is MSSERPYMLLTGASRGIGHATVKLFQEHGWRILTVSRQPFSEECRWPSARESHIQADLADLSQIDGLAAEVRGRLPDGKLHALVNNAGISPKGEGGSRLGVAATDAAVWTQVLNVNLISTALIARALLPELEAARGSIVNVTSIAGSRVHPFAGVAYAASKAALASLTREMAHEFGRRGIRANAIAPGEIETSILSPGTDELVTAEVPMQRLGDPREVAETIHFLCSSRSSYINGAEIHINGGQHV
- the ybeY gene encoding rRNA maturation RNase YbeY — its product is MQIDVAVEAGAWPGEEALLALARRAVDAVFAETGQAAPEEAELSLLFTDDAHIRVLNRDWRAKDKPTNVLSFPAFEVAPGDPVPPMLGDVALAFETVRSEAELEDKPFDHHLMHLIVHGVLHLLGHDHEEDGEAEAMEALERAILARLAIPDPYG
- the miaB gene encoding tRNA (N6-isopentenyl adenosine(37)-C2)-methylthiotransferase MiaB; amino-acid sequence: MNDTIARDEPAAAPASSAQPKKVFVKTYGCQMNVYDSQRMADALAADGYTPTDAIEDADLVLLNTCHIREKAAEKVYSELGRIRKLKAERGERGRETIVGVAGCVAQAEGDEIIRRAPVVDLVIGPQTYHRLPQAVRKARAGEKVVETDYAIEDKFERLPALRRAEVRSRGVTAFLTVQEGCDKFCTFCVVPYTRGSETSRPVAQILAEAQRLAEAGVREVTLLGQNVNAWHGEGPDGSEWGLGRLLFRLAEVPGIARLRYTTSHPRDMDDALIAAHRDLPALMPYLHLPVQAGSDRILKAMNRRHTADDYLRLIGRIRAANPDIAMSGDFIVGFPGETDADFDATMRLVREVGYAQAFSFKYSPRPGTPGAEMPLHVAEHVKDERLQALQALLGEQQAAFLKSRVGLAMDVLIEKPGRQPGQIVGRSPWLQPVIVDEKAGEIGDIVRVRITKTGHASLFSEPV
- a CDS encoding hydantoinase/oxoprolinase N-terminal domain-containing protein — encoded protein: MTRREPENPGLFLGIDTGGTYTDAVLWAPDRGPSGEIVAKAKALTTRHDLAVGIAGAAGAVLEKAAAAPSSIALVSMSTTLATNALVEGQGGRVCLVMIGFSDADLERDRLRAALGTDPVIFLPGGHDVHGNPARLDLAALEDALPGLGPTVSGFAVCAYFAVRNPGHELAAAELIRHRTGLPVTMSHELSAKLGGPRRALTTLLNARLIAMIDRLVAATEGFLAGRGIAAPLMVVRGDGALVSAAFARLRPIETILSGPAASLVGARHLTGLESAVVSDIGGTTTDVAVLEGGRPRLDPEGATVGTYRTMVEAVAMRTFGLGGDSEIRLEDGGLAPRLVLGPRRLVPLSLAAHIHGATVIEALERQATARSPGRLDGRFALRTGVPERLAAGLSAAEERLYAAIDGAPQPLDRLLASTVQGVTLDRLVARGLVHISGFTPSDAAHALGRQTNWNAEAARLGATLFGRRRDGAGNPIAPDAEEISARVLDAVTRRSAEAILETALVEDGMEGAPTVAHRLVQRALDGAGGIARLSIGLDRPVIGLGASAPLHYAALSGLVGNACVVPQDTDVANALGAVVGQVRVTAEVQVSQPQPGLYRLASADGIADFASEEAALDEAERLARAAAATRAAEAGADTVEVAVARDIRAADIDGERAFVEAIVTASASGRPRIAR
- a CDS encoding universal stress protein encodes the protein MYKDILLILPSRTDEAGREFLVRGIEVARLMEAHVSGLVVERSVPLPVSIRRPYTTGMEEELMRRQQESHGTANAELAAFEAEAKRAGLPHEGRLMTVSEGNYDAVVERARLRSLVVAPFIDDDEGHADLVQALIFGAGRPALVLPAGGEKAFRPQKVVVAWDNERAATRAVGDAMPLLRHAKEVRIVTVLSDKQATAGATGPELVAHLARCGAHATLCEVERGRRSVGEALAEEAEGADLLVMGAFGHSRIRDFFLGGATRHMLAGLNVPTLLSH
- a CDS encoding GntR family transcriptional regulator; this encodes MKHDLDPIDHESLSNTVYATLCDALIQGRFQPGDRLKIRDLAGQLGTSVTPIRDAILRLAHDEAIVFRSARDIRIPDVSEDRYLEIRSIRIRLEALAAETAAQLATRADIDALETILRDNEEALKDGDRLAGTRFNQAFHLALPKIARLPVLDGILHRIWLQMGPLIADSYLQGGRAMVDYHYPVIDALRRHDSAAAAKAIVDDIVLGGKAIMDRVEQARAIPRKV
- a CDS encoding SH3 domain-containing protein, which produces MSSRTAIAAVFGVALAMLAPTASPSLAQSAAVGPSGLPLPRFVSLKSSKVNLRIGPGLNYPVEWLYMKAGVPMEIIQEYDNWRRVRDAEGAEGWINQSLLSGRRTAIAAPWQRHKDSELLLRDGPDTTSRIVARLEPGAVGTIRSCNGQWCEMEFSGHKGWLSQTQIWGAYPGETYKD
- a CDS encoding PhoH family protein, with product MAHIVLTFDNNKHASALYGQFDENLARIEKKLGVDIRPKGNQLSIKGDPTAAEQARRALDHLYDLLQKGHDLSQSEVDGAIRMAVAADDQLTLPTLERKGKVAAAQISTRKRTIYARSANQDAYMRALERAELVFGTGPAGTGKTYLAVAHAAMLLERGMVERIVLSRPAVEAGERLGFLPGDMKEKVDPYLRPLYDALYDMIPADKVERAIAAEVIEIAPLAFMRGRTLRNAAIILDEAQNTTPMQMKMFLTRLGEGGRMIVTGDPSQIDLPPGTRSGLVEALQVLDGVPGIVTVRFGDADVVRHPLVAEIVKAYDRHSVSVPPRRRDDAS
- a CDS encoding hemolysin family protein, whose protein sequence is MNENAQTAALAEQGGEQGASQPAGQSGEPQSTTAGRSGARPTFFERLKARLKPRNGSSLREDLADALSDQTADTPEFSAGERAMLNNILRLRELRVEDVMVPRADIEAVDLSTPLGDLLTLFEESGRSRMPVYHETLDDPRGMVHIRDIVGYITRAAKQKRGRGAKKPAPGAGPLDLANVDLGREVGDLGVVRPILFVPPSMLASDLMARMQAERLQIALVIDEYGGTDGLVSLEDIVEMVVGDIEDEHDDDEALITRTGEGVFVVDAKAEIDDVAEAIGEGFAAGEHAEDVDTIGGMIFNTLGRVPVRGEVVRAIPGFEFHVLDADPRRVKRVRIVEDKGPERRRRPVREGQAEAVERSAGDEAA
- a CDS encoding universal stress protein: MYKHILIATDGSELAAKGVKHGMALAGPLGAKVTVLTVTEPLQARAAQAAVAAGVRDPAARYDQAIDETMKERFAAIESEAAAHGVKVELVHEIDEYPAEAIVRSAKLLGCDLIVMSSHGRRGARRLILGSQTSEVVTHTTIPVLVIR